Proteins encoded by one window of Lates calcarifer isolate ASB-BC8 linkage group LG7_1, TLL_Latcal_v3, whole genome shotgun sequence:
- the si:dkey-17e16.9 gene encoding hydroperoxide isomerase ALOXE3, with the protein MAEYKLELTTGDMQYAGTLDHIFVTLFGNEGQSERTELNNFGIDFTAGKTGTYTIKTKSSLGKLLLVKVEKDPYFVFPEDEWYCSKMVVTTPEGDVILFPCYRWISRGELVELRGGRAMKVFEEEHPLLADHRKKELTLRKSLYQWKIMSEGLLHVSSFKMSELPAEIRLSKSKTDETHYEKMKTGIELKLKGLLGSTERWKSIEDMKKIFWFKKTTMSEYVTEHWKDDDFYGYQFLNGINPNVIKRCSELPPNFPVTEEMVKQFLEKGSSLQKEMEKGNIFLYDQTKMDGIPPRTNNGEPLHVTAGLCLFYLNPENKLMPIAIQLHQQPSEQNPIFLPSDTETDWLLAKMYIKNADYMDHEAVHHLMRTHLVAEACAVATFRNLPVIHPLYKLLISHFRYTIFINSAAREKLLGPDGPLSISSLGYEGLMELMRRSLSEMTYSSLCLPENIAARGLESIPNFYYRDDGLKLWNITASFVKSVVEYYYPSDSEVGKDTELQDWINEIFTRCILGNTASGFPSCFNTVEEVIRFVTMVIFTVTAQHAAVNNGQFDYGWMPNNSLLLLKPPPTTKGQSSMKTILETLPNIGDTVKIQAMEWMLSTNYTDKVPMGAYPEERFHEPALKQMIKDFQAELSYLSEEITARNLQLEVPYTYLNPTQIENSITI; encoded by the exons ATGGCTGAGTACAAGCTGGAGCTGACAACAGGTGACATGCAATATGCAGGAACACTAGATCACATATTTGTCACCTTGTTTGGAAATGAAGGGCAGAGTGAGCGCACTGAGTTGAACAACTTTGGCATTGACTTCACAGCTGGGAAG ACAGGGACCTACACCATCAAAACCAAGTCATCTCTGGGGAAACTTCTACTGGTCAAGGTGGAGAAAGATCCCTATTTTGTTTTCCCGGAAGACGAGTGGTACTGCTCCAAAATGGTGGTGACAACTCCAGAAGGAGATGTCATCCTCTTCCCCTGTTACAGATGGATCTCCAGGGGAGAACTGGTGGagctgagaggagggagag CCATGAAAGTTTTTGAGGAGGAACATCCCCTGTTGGCTGACCACCGGAAAAAAGAGCTGACACTTAGAAAGAGCTTGTACCA atGGAAAATTATGTCTGAAGGACTACTCCATGTCAGCAGTTTCAAAATGTCAGAGCTCCCAGCTGAGATCCGCTTATCTAAGTCCAAAACTGACGAAACACATTACGAAAAGATGAAAAC GGGCATTGAACTAAAGCTTAAGGGGCTGCTTGGATCAACAGAAAGATGGAAAAGCATTGAGGACATGAAAAAAATCTTCTGGTTCAAAAAGACAACAATGTCAG AGTATGTTACAGAGCACTGGAAGGATGACGACTTTTATGGATACCAGTTTCTGAACGGAATCAACCCCAATGTGATCAAGCGCTGCTCAGAGCTTCCCCCAAACTTTCCAGTCACAGAGGAGATGGTGAAGCAGTTTCTGGAAAAAGGGAGCTCTCTGCAGAAGGAAATGGAG AAAGGAAATATATTCCTCTATGACCAAACGAAGATGGATGGAATACCCCCTAGAACCAACAATGGTGAACCTTTGCATGTAACTGCTGGTCTCTGTTTGTTCTACTTGAAccctgaaaacaaactgatgccGATTGCAATTCAG CTGCATCAACAACCGTCTGAGCAGAATCCCATCTTTCTGCCCAGTGACACGGAGACAGACTGGCTGCTAGCCAAAATGTATATCAAAAATGCAGATTACATGGATCATGAAGCAGTCCATCACCTCATGAGAACTCACTTAGTGGCAGAGGCCTGTGCTGTTGCCACTTTTCGCAACCTCCCTGTGATTCATCCCCTCTATAAG CTCTTGATTTCACACTTTCGGTACACTATCTTCATAAACAGTGCTGCTCGTGAAAAACTTTTGGGACCTGATGGACCCCTATCAATA aGTTCACTTGGATATGAGGGACTGATGGAGCTCATGAGAAGGTCTCTCTCTGAAATGACCTACAGCTCCCTCTGTCTGCCAGAGAACATTGCTGCACGAGGACTGGAGTCAATCCCTAACTTCTACTACAGAGATGATGGACTGAAGCTGTGGAACATCACTGCCAG cTTTGTGAAGTCAGTCGTGGAGTACTACTATCCCTCTGACAGTGAGGTTGGTAAAGACACCGAGCTGCAGGACTGGATCAATGAGATATTCACCCGTTGCATCTTAGGAAACACTGCCTCAG GGTTTCCATCATGCTTTAACACTGTGGAGGAAGTGATCAGATTCGTCACCATGGTGATCTTCACAGTGACGGCTCAACATGCTGCAGTCAATAACGGACAG TTTGACTACGGCTGGATGCCCAATAACTCACTCCTGCTGCTCAAACCACCTCCAACCACTAAGGGGCAGTCAAGCATGAAGACAATCCTGGAGACCCTCCCAAATATTGGAGACACTGTCAAAATTCAAGCAATGGAGTGGATGCTTTCAACCAACTACACTGATAAG GTTCCCATGGGTGCATATCCTGAGGAGCGATTCCATGAGCCTGCCCTTAAGCAGATGATTAAGGACTTTCAGGCAGAGTTGTCCTACCTCAGTGAAGAAATTACAGCAAGAAACTTACAGCTTGAAGTACCCTACACATATCTGAACCCTACTCAGATAGAGAACAGCATAACTATTTAA